The following coding sequences lie in one Hippopotamus amphibius kiboko isolate mHipAmp2 chromosome 7, mHipAmp2.hap2, whole genome shotgun sequence genomic window:
- the GALNT4 gene encoding polypeptide N-acetylgalactosaminyltransferase 4: MRIRMAARWTWAGKSCLLLALLTLAYLLVELSVSTFHASLGAGRARERGPRQISDPGKKAVDLSRPVYEKPPADSHALGEWGKASKLQLNEGELKQQEELIERYAINIYLSDRISLHRHIEDKRMYECKSKKFNYRRLPTTSVIIAFYNEAWSTLLRTIHSVLETSPAVLLKEIILVDDLSDRVYLKTQLETYISNLDRVRLIRTNKREGLVRARLIGATFATGDVLTFLDCHCECNSGWLEPLLERIAKDETAIVCPVIDTIDWNTFEFYMQTGEPMIGGFDWRLTFQWHSVPKHERDRRKSRIDPIRSPTMAGGLFAVSKKYFQYLGTYDTGMEVWGGENLELSFRVWQCGGKLEIHPCSHVGHVFPKRAPYARPNFLQNTARAAEVWMDEYKEHFYNRNPPARKEAYGDISERKLLRERLRCKSFDWYLKNIFSNLHVPEDRPGWHGAIRSIGISSECLDYNSPDNNPTGANLSLFGCHGQGGNQFFEYTSNKEIRFNSVTELCAEVPEQKSHVGMQNCPKDGFPVPANIIWYFKEDGTIFHPHSGLCLSAYRTPEGRPDVQMRTCDALDKNQIWRFEK; this comes from the coding sequence ATGAGGATCCGGATGGCCGCGAGGTGGACGTGGGCAGGCAAAAGCTGCCTGCTGCTGGCGCTTTTAACATTGGCCTATCTCCTGGTGGAACTCTCCGTCTCCACTTTCCACGCCTCCCTAGGAGCCGGCCGTGCCAGGGAGCGGGGGCCAAGACAGATCTCAGATCCCGGGAAGAAAGCAGTGGATTTGTCTCGACCAGTTTATGAAAAGCCCCCTGCGGATTCCCATGCACTTGGGGAGTGGGGGAAAGCCAGCAAACTCCAGCTCAACGAGGGTGAGCTGAAGCAGCAAGAAGAACTCATTGAGAGATATGCCATTAATATTTACCTCAGTGACAGGATTTCCCTGCACCGCCACATAGAGGATAAAAGAATGTATGAGTGTAAATCCAAGAAGTTTAACTATAGGAGACTTCCCACCACTTCTGTTATCATTGCTTTCTATAACGAAGCCTGGTCGACTTTGCTCCGCACCATCCACAGTGTTTTAGAAACTTCTCCTGCAGTCCTTTTGAAGGAGATCATCTTAGTCGATGACTTGAGCGACAGAGTTTATTTGAAGACACAGCTTGAAACTTATATCAGCAATCTTGATAGAGTCCGCTTGATTAGAACAAATAAGCGGGAGGGGCTGGTTAGGGCCCGCCTGATCGGGGCCACTTTTGCCACTGGGGATGTGCTCACATTCCTGGATTGTCACTGTGAGTGTAATTCTGGTTGGCTGGAGCCGCTTTTGGAAAGGATTGCTAAAGACGAAACAGCAATTGTTTGTCCTGTTATAGACACCATTGATTGGAATACTTTTGAATTCTATATGCAGACCGGGGAGCCCATGATTGGTGGGTTCGACTGGCGTCTAACGTTCCAGTGGCATTCTGTCCCCAAACATGAAAGGGACAGGCGGAAATCCAGAATTGACCCAATCAGATCTCCCACCATGGCCGGAGGACTGTTTGCTGTCAGCAAGAAATATTTTCAGTACCTTGGAACTTATGACACTGGGATGGAAGTGTGGGGAGGTGAAAACCTGGAGCTGTCTTTTAGGGTGTGGCAGTGTGGAGGTAAATTGGAGATCCACCCGTGTTCCCACGTGGGGCACGTATTCCCCAAGCGGGCACCATATGCTCGGCCCAATTTCCTGCAGAATACTGCTCGGGCAGCGGAAGTGTGGATGGACGAGTACAAAGAGCATTTCTACAATCGAAACCCTCCAGCAAGGAAAGAAGCTTATGGCgatatttctgaaagaaaattacTACGAGAACGGCTGAGGTGCAAGAGCTTTGACTGGTAtctgaaaaacatattttctaatttacatgTTCCAGAGGATAGGCCAGGCTGGCACGGAGCTATTCGCAGTATTGGGATCTCTTCTGAATGTTTAGATTATAATTCTCCTGACAACAACCCGACAGGTGCTAACCTTTCACTGTTTGGATGCCACGGTCAAGGAGGCAATCAATTCTTTGAATATACTTCAAACAAAGAAATAAGGTTTAATTCAGTGACAGAGTTATGTGCCGAGGTTCCTGAGCAAAAAAGTCACGTGGGAATGCAGAATTGTCCCAAAGATGGGTTTCCTGTTCCAGCAAACATTATTTGGTATTTCAAAGAAGATGGAACCATTTTTCATCCCCACTCCGGACTGTGTCTTAGTGCTTACCGGACACCTGAGGGCCGACCTGATGTTCAGATGAGAACTTGTGATGCTCTAGATAAAAATCAAATCTGGAGGTTTGAGAAATAG